A genome region from Drosophila simulans strain w501 chromosome 2R, Prin_Dsim_3.1, whole genome shotgun sequence includes the following:
- the LOC27209260 gene encoding repressor of RNA polymerase III transcription MAF1 homolog isoform X3 translates to MHHLNQTTIFLKQSKEPSLQWVMNSIHANLSALAGDQYQAIRQPLWSAVDDEVILSECDIYSYNPDLSCDPFGEPGCLWSFNYFFYNKKLKRIVFFTSRAVNSLYAGETLPFSMEDEVY, encoded by the exons ATGCATCATTTGAACCAGACTACGATTTTTCTGAAGCAAAG CAAAGAGCCGTCATTGCAGTGGGTTATGAACTCAATCCATGCAAATTTATCGGCATTAGCGGGAGATCAGTATCAAGCTATACGTCAACCATTATGGTCTGCAGTTGACGACGAAGTGATCCTATCAGAGTGTGACATATACAGTTATAATCCAGATCTAAGTTGCGATCCTTTTGGCGAACCAGGCTGCTTGTGgtcatttaattatttcttttataataagaaattaaaacgaattgttttttttacaagtcGAGCAGTGAA tTCTCTTTACGCCGGTGAAACCTTACCCTTTTCGATGGAAGATGAAGTGTACTGA
- the LOC27209260 gene encoding repressor of RNA polymerase III transcription MAF1 homolog isoform X2, translated as MGKSTDLILLQLGLQKDIFHGSKMVAAEKVLYKRFTADSHGHDLQALSPPQTLTDFSPNFRRNNSQSGDEGITLCDTISRKTLFYLIATLNASFEPDYDFSEAKSHEFSKEPSLQWVMNSIHANLSALAGDQYQAIRQPLWSAVDDEVILSECDIYSYNPDLSCDPFGEPGCLWSFNYFFYNKKLKRIVFFTSRAVNSLYAGETLPFSMEDEVY; from the exons ATGGGAAAATCAACTGATCTCATTTTATTACAATTG GGTCTACAAAAGGATATATTTCACGGAAg CAAAATGGTTGCGGCCGAGAAAGTATTGTATAAACGATTTACAGCAGATTCTCATGGGCATGACCTTCAGGCGTTATCACCTCCACAAACGTTGACTGACTTTTCACCCAACTTTCGTCGAAACAACAGTCAATCTGGAGATGAAGGCATAACTCTTTGCGATACCATTTCCAGaaaaacattgttttatttaattgctaCCTTAAATGCATCATTTGAACCAGACTACGATTTTTCTGAAGCAAAG TCTCATGAATTTAGCAAAGAGCCGTCATTGCAGTGGGTTATGAACTCAATCCATGCAAATTTATCGGCATTAGCGGGAGATCAGTATCAAGCTATACGTCAACCATTATGGTCTGCAGTTGACGACGAAGTGATCCTATCAGAGTGTGACATATACAGTTATAATCCAGATCTAAGTTGCGATCCTTTTGGCGAACCAGGCTGCTTGTGgtcatttaattatttcttttataataagaaattaaaacgaattgttttttttacaagtcGAGCAGTGAA tTCTCTTTACGCCGGTGAAACCTTACCCTTTTCGATGGAAGATGAAGTGTACTGA
- the LOC27209260 gene encoding repressor of RNA polymerase III transcription MAF1 homolog isoform X1, producing the protein MKLLESSRFEAINNALSIQTSGITIFGRIESYSCKMVAAEKVLYKRFTADSHGHDLQALSPPQTLTDFSPNFRRNNSQSGDEGITLCDTISRKTLFYLIATLNASFEPDYDFSEAKSHEFSKEPSLQWVMNSIHANLSALAGDQYQAIRQPLWSAVDDEVILSECDIYSYNPDLSCDPFGEPGCLWSFNYFFYNKKLKRIVFFTSRAVNSLYAGETLPFSMEDEVY; encoded by the exons ATGAAGTTACTTGAAAGTTCACGTTTTGAGGCTATTAACAACGCTCTTTCTATTCAAACAAGTGGCATCACGATTTTTGGAAGGATAGAAAGTTACTCATG CAAAATGGTTGCGGCCGAGAAAGTATTGTATAAACGATTTACAGCAGATTCTCATGGGCATGACCTTCAGGCGTTATCACCTCCACAAACGTTGACTGACTTTTCACCCAACTTTCGTCGAAACAACAGTCAATCTGGAGATGAAGGCATAACTCTTTGCGATACCATTTCCAGaaaaacattgttttatttaattgctaCCTTAAATGCATCATTTGAACCAGACTACGATTTTTCTGAAGCAAAG TCTCATGAATTTAGCAAAGAGCCGTCATTGCAGTGGGTTATGAACTCAATCCATGCAAATTTATCGGCATTAGCGGGAGATCAGTATCAAGCTATACGTCAACCATTATGGTCTGCAGTTGACGACGAAGTGATCCTATCAGAGTGTGACATATACAGTTATAATCCAGATCTAAGTTGCGATCCTTTTGGCGAACCAGGCTGCTTGTGgtcatttaattatttcttttataataagaaattaaaacgaattgttttttttacaagtcGAGCAGTGAA tTCTCTTTACGCCGGTGAAACCTTACCCTTTTCGATGGAAGATGAAGTGTACTGA